In Deinococcus aquaedulcis, the genomic stretch GGGGACCCGGCTCTGCGCGCCCGCCACGGTGACGATGTGCCGGTCCTGGCCTGCGGTGAGCGCGTGCTGGGCAAGGGGGCCTTCAGCCGCGCCCGGCTGGGTGGCATCAAACTGCTGCTGCTCAGAGAGGCACAGGGGACTGGATCAGCTCCGCCGCCCTGAAACTGAATGACGCCCCGCTACGTCCAGCGGGGCGTTGTTTCTGTCTCGCTCGCCAGACCCGAACAGGTGCCACGCGGTGGAGAGTCTCTCTGCGCCGCTTCCGGGCCTTTTGCTCGCGGGCTGGGCGCTATGGTGGGGCCATGACCAAGACCGCCTCTTTCCCCGGGGTCCACGCGTGAGCTGGCTGGAGCGCCTGCGCGACGGGCTGAGCAAGACCCGCAAACAGATCAACGACACTGCCGGGTTCCTGGGCACTGATGTGCGCGACGTGTTTTCCAATCGCCTGGAAACCATTGAGGACCTGGAATACGCCCTGATTGCCGCCGACGTGGGCCGCGCCGCCACCGAAGAGATTCTGGAGGACATCCGCGCCAGCGAGGGCAAGAACCTGCAGCAGGCCCTGATGGACGCCCTGACCCTGCAACTGGAACCCGACAGCCGCCGCGCCGAGTTCCGCAAGCTGGGCTTTACCCCGGATGCCCGGCGCAGCTCCGTGGACCCCAGAGGGCACGTGGTCATGGTGATCGGTGTGAACGGTGTGGGCAAAACCACCACCATTGCCAAGCTGGGCCAGTACTACCGGGGCCGGGGCAAGAGCGTGATGTTTGCGGCGGGCGACACCTTCCGCGCGGCGGCGGGCGCGCAGCTGGGCGTGTGGGGCGAGAGGTTGGGCATTCCGGTGGTGCAGGGCGTGGACGGCGGCGACCCCGCTGCCGTGGCCTTTGACGGAGCGAGTGCCCGCGTGGCCCGGGGCACCGACCTGCTGTTCGTGGACACCGCTGGGCGCCTGCACAATAAGCACAACCTCATGGAAGAGCTGAAAAAGGTGCGCCGCGTGATTGACAAGGCCGACCCCGGTGAGCCTGC encodes the following:
- the ftsY gene encoding signal recognition particle-docking protein FtsY, translating into MSWLERLRDGLSKTRKQINDTAGFLGTDVRDVFSNRLETIEDLEYALIAADVGRAATEEILEDIRASEGKNLQQALMDALTLQLEPDSRRAEFRKLGFTPDARRSSVDPRGHVVMVIGVNGVGKTTTIAKLGQYYRGRGKSVMFAAGDTFRAAAGAQLGVWGERLGIPVVQGVDGGDPAAVAFDGASARVARGTDLLFVDTAGRLHNKHNLMEELKKVRRVIDKADPGEPAEVWLVLDAVTGQNGLQQAKKFHEATPLTGVIVTKLDGTAKGGILVPIVRELGVPIKFIGVGEGAADLQPFDSREFVRALFDVNIPRE
- a CDS encoding glutaredoxin family protein, which translates into the protein MPLPRLTLYHRPGCHLCELAAQGLDALGFAYDAVDVDGDPALRARHGDDVPVLACGERVLGKGAFSRARLGGIKLLLLREAQGTGSAPPP